Proteins encoded by one window of Methanocalculus alkaliphilus:
- a CDS encoding type II secretion system F family protein gives MMLYERVRRFARRHPLRFQQIRNDILSARMGITVERFFFQAILVGLLTGGFFGILFFTLAGIFEPITISQAAYEFSRQNLLRVPFLADLPMENLLFRSIASVIIFCISSYAAFRTALAFPALVKSNRATRINLTLHNAVAYMYAMRRGGAELIEIFRSLSENAHVYGEVSLEFRQVVRDCDFFGHDIISALRELQISTPSAKMKDFIQDLLSVIESGGNMTGFLQAKVNLYQDEARFEQKQFLSTLSLVAEGYVTLFVAGPLFLIIVMVVMGMMGPGALMQLNIVIYALIPIGTAIFIVFIDMITSQPDKVQRYSIIQELHEYPDVRVSDEKKEYEEGLIERLKKYDRMTRIREFFSDPLHYFLVLPRRVFYFSVPIGLIYLTFWYLQIPDYGNTELFIRVLDDYVIATFLIIFGPYAVAHTIWSRRINEIESSLPDFLQRLAGINEVGLTIAKALSILVRTNLGLLSYEIKKIKRDLEWGANVEDALVRFEERLSTPSISRTVTLITRASAMSGEIGQVLNIAASDAEMSETLKRERGGEMFLYTAVVYLAFFVFIFVVMVIGTQFLPVIEMADTDSAPAGTAFSAVGAISALTYGRLFYHAVVIQAICSGLLAGLMGESTLAAGVKHSCIMVLAAFVIFAIF, from the coding sequence ATGATGTTGTATGAACGGGTGCGCCGGTTTGCCCGTCGCCACCCTCTCCGGTTTCAGCAGATCAGAAATGATATCCTCTCCGCACGGATGGGTATCACGGTTGAGCGGTTCTTCTTCCAGGCCATCCTTGTGGGACTCCTCACCGGAGGCTTCTTTGGTATTCTCTTCTTCACCCTCGCCGGCATCTTTGAACCGATCACCATATCACAGGCTGCCTATGAGTTCTCCCGCCAGAACCTCCTGAGAGTGCCATTCCTTGCAGACCTGCCAATGGAAAACCTCCTCTTCCGGAGCATCGCATCGGTTATCATATTCTGCATCTCCTCCTATGCCGCCTTCCGGACTGCACTTGCATTTCCGGCCCTTGTCAAGTCCAACCGTGCAACACGGATCAACCTGACACTCCACAATGCCGTCGCCTATATGTATGCGATGAGGAGGGGAGGGGCAGAACTGATCGAGATCTTCCGTTCACTCTCTGAGAACGCTCATGTCTATGGGGAGGTCTCGCTGGAGTTCCGTCAGGTGGTCAGGGACTGTGACTTTTTTGGCCATGATATCATCTCTGCACTCCGTGAGCTTCAGATCTCCACACCATCGGCAAAGATGAAGGACTTCATCCAGGATCTCCTCTCGGTCATCGAGAGCGGGGGAAATATGACAGGGTTTCTCCAGGCGAAGGTAAATCTTTACCAGGATGAAGCACGGTTTGAACAGAAGCAGTTTTTAAGCACCCTCTCCCTCGTGGCAGAAGGATACGTCACCCTCTTCGTTGCCGGACCACTCTTCCTGATCATCGTCATGGTCGTTATGGGGATGATGGGGCCCGGGGCGCTGATGCAGCTCAACATCGTCATATATGCGCTGATCCCCATCGGGACAGCGATCTTCATCGTCTTCATCGATATGATCACCTCCCAGCCCGATAAGGTGCAGCGCTATTCGATCATCCAGGAGCTGCATGAGTACCCGGATGTCCGGGTGAGTGATGAGAAGAAGGAGTATGAGGAAGGGCTGATCGAGAGGCTGAAGAAGTATGACAGGATGACACGGATTCGTGAGTTCTTCTCAGATCCCCTCCATTATTTCCTTGTACTCCCCCGGCGTGTCTTCTATTTCAGTGTTCCGATTGGGCTCATCTATCTCACCTTCTGGTATCTCCAGATCCCCGATTACGGCAATACCGAGCTCTTCATCAGGGTGCTGGACGATTATGTCATCGCCACGTTCCTCATCATCTTCGGCCCGTATGCAGTCGCACATACCATATGGAGCAGGCGGATCAATGAGATCGAATCGTCACTCCCCGACTTTCTCCAGCGGCTGGCCGGAATCAACGAGGTCGGCCTCACCATCGCAAAGGCACTCTCGATCCTCGTCAGGACGAACCTCGGCCTCCTCAGCTATGAGATCAAAAAGATCAAGCGGGATCTCGAATGGGGTGCCAATGTGGAGGATGCCCTTGTCAGGTTTGAGGAACGCCTCTCCACACCGTCCATCTCCCGGACAGTCACCCTCATCACCCGTGCAAGCGCGATGAGTGGGGAGATCGGGCAGGTCCTCAACATCGCCGCAAGTGATGCCGAGATGAGTGAGACCCTCAAGAGAGAGCGGGGAGGGGAGATGTTCCTCTATACCGCCGTCGTCTACCTCGCCTTCTTCGTCTTTATCTTCGTCGTGATGGTCATCGGGACCCAGTTCCTTCCGGTCATTGAGATGGCAGATACCGATAGTGCACCTGCCGGGACGGCCTTCTCGGCGGTCGGTGCGATATCAGCACTCACCTACGGCCGGCTCTTCTACCATGCCGTTGTTATCCAGGCGATCTGCTCAGGACTCCTTGCAGGGCTGATGGGCGAATCAACGCTTGCTGCAGGTGTCAAGCACTCCTGCATCATGGTCCTTGCGGCCTTTGTGATCTTTGCGATCTTTTAA
- a CDS encoding hydrogenase maturation nickel metallochaperone HypA — translation MCTVGGAHDVEMEEDRVKGKDYRCRDCNATFKAVGKHPICPTCQSENLTEA, via the coding sequence ATGTGTACTGTTGGTGGAGCCCACGATGTGGAGATGGAAGAGGACCGGGTGAAAGGAAAGGATTACCGCTGCCGTGACTGCAATGCAACCTTCAAAGCAGTTGGAAAACATCCCATCTGCCCGACCTGCCAGTCTGAAAATCTCACTGAAGCATGA
- a CDS encoding alpha/beta hydrolase codes for MILTPGDRAVLIRGHTSFLIVARAGKRFPLIIDTFDDEYVQGIMPDDIIAVSAPEGGMVRPALYLLDLVRLYDQPLLVLPKEHPGSRRLRYLVSAGPEIHLSCGIVRGTHPEQHLLCSGEDLSGGVLSGRDGVIFVENLSGVRSWDYLPNEPLDTEQQL; via the coding sequence ATGATCCTGACACCAGGTGATCGTGCGGTCCTCATCAGAGGACATACTTCTTTTCTTATCGTTGCCCGGGCAGGGAAGCGGTTCCCCCTCATCATCGATACCTTCGATGACGAGTATGTCCAGGGTATCATGCCTGATGATATCATCGCCGTCTCTGCACCTGAGGGGGGGATGGTACGGCCGGCACTGTATCTCCTCGATCTCGTACGGCTCTATGATCAGCCGCTTCTTGTCCTCCCAAAAGAGCATCCCGGATCCAGAAGGCTCAGATACCTTGTTTCCGCAGGCCCGGAGATTCACCTCTCCTGCGGGATCGTCAGGGGGACACACCCGGAGCAGCATCTCCTCTGTTCAGGCGAAGATCTCTCAGGAGGAGTACTATCAGGCAGAGATGGCGTTATTTTTGTTGAAAACCTTTCCGGGGTGAGATCATGGGACTATCTCCCCAATGAGCCTCTGGATACAGAACAACAATTATAA
- a CDS encoding ATPase, with protein sequence MKTEVLKSIKKTEEEYRLMIEKASAEREQIIANARLEADNQITKAAAVAEEYKKKRLADARSEAAKKHSVILEEGRKQAESLRSKGNKRQKEAVSLLTERFKERVHVTA encoded by the coding sequence ATGAAAACTGAGGTTCTGAAGAGCATCAAAAAGACCGAAGAAGAGTACCGTCTGATGATCGAGAAAGCATCGGCTGAGCGTGAGCAGATTATTGCAAATGCCAGACTTGAAGCGGATAATCAGATTACCAAGGCGGCAGCCGTCGCCGAGGAGTACAAGAAGAAGCGTCTCGCAGATGCACGAAGTGAAGCTGCAAAGAAGCATTCCGTGATCCTTGAAGAAGGCAGAAAGCAAGCCGAATCACTCAGATCAAAGGGTAACAAGCGGCAGAAGGAAGCTGTTTCTTTGCTCACCGAGAGATTCAAGGAGAGAGTCCATGTTACAGCCTAA
- a CDS encoding V-type ATP synthase subunit I, with product MLQPKTMTRLLIVGSKEQMSSAVTELYRHHVFHITDYTDQGKEGFEGVRIGQPMAGATELSTDLIKIRSIENTFGLTPDDYIGAPRRPAASIREIIERDLPKLEEKVSNLTAQRSSAEARIRVNEQRIAELEPFSAIPLELGLYSGYDSISVIAGRVSRDIEIPVPHEKFFTPARSGGTMVIFFKNESRSAVEEALGNADFQQVPIPTEDGSVRQKIDQYRSEISTLHAEIADIDRKLEGLRSENGQFLAACDEVLSADVEQAEAPLRFATTDLIFIADGWVPTGDVETVKSGLSQATGDRILVMEAEESEGEHSEPPVEYNNPSFSRPTELIIDTYSRPRYDELDPTLIVSIIFPLFFGIILGDIGYGAILLVLALGLRKILKGEAMERLLNVLRNASISAITFGIIYAECFGAHPGALNIHLWDPILSRHLLIGTHAYYQADIIILLVFAVWLGVLQMTLGRMMSVVNHYRHRDMVHVMGQAGWIALMWGVLAIIWSIAPIPLMPDLTGLPPVVMGFNIAAVIGAFLVVAGAIAIMRESPIELIEIPSILSHSLSYTRLTSVGLSSVAIAMVVNFIAIEMLIEPQLSQLTPVGIIIVIFGIAVLLTGHLLNTALGLLGGGLQSLRLQYVEFFTKFYKGGGEKYKPFGMKKRLTED from the coding sequence ATGTTACAGCCTAAGACGATGACGCGTCTGCTCATTGTTGGATCAAAGGAGCAGATGTCGTCGGCTGTGACTGAACTATATCGTCATCACGTATTTCACATCACCGATTATACCGATCAGGGGAAGGAAGGATTTGAAGGAGTCCGTATCGGGCAACCGATGGCAGGAGCAACCGAGCTCTCTACCGATCTCATCAAGATCCGGTCCATCGAAAACACCTTCGGACTGACACCTGACGATTATATCGGCGCCCCGAGACGTCCTGCGGCCTCGATCAGAGAGATTATTGAGCGTGACCTCCCAAAACTTGAAGAAAAGGTCAGCAATCTCACGGCACAGAGATCATCGGCCGAAGCGCGTATCAGGGTAAATGAACAGCGTATCGCAGAGTTAGAACCATTCTCGGCGATTCCACTGGAACTTGGCTTATATAGCGGATATGATTCTATATCTGTCATTGCAGGACGGGTCTCCAGGGATATCGAGATTCCTGTTCCCCATGAGAAGTTCTTCACCCCCGCCAGGAGTGGCGGCACAATGGTAATCTTCTTTAAAAACGAGAGCCGGAGTGCTGTTGAAGAAGCTCTGGGGAACGCAGATTTCCAGCAGGTTCCGATTCCGACGGAGGATGGTTCCGTCCGGCAGAAGATCGACCAGTACAGGTCAGAGATCTCTACCTTACACGCAGAGATTGCGGATATCGATCGGAAACTTGAAGGACTCAGATCCGAGAACGGACAGTTCCTCGCAGCATGTGACGAGGTTCTGAGTGCCGATGTCGAACAGGCAGAAGCACCACTCAGGTTTGCAACCACCGACCTCATCTTCATCGCTGACGGCTGGGTTCCGACGGGAGATGTAGAGACCGTCAAATCCGGGCTGTCACAGGCTACCGGCGACCGGATCCTTGTGATGGAGGCTGAAGAGAGCGAGGGGGAGCATAGCGAACCACCTGTCGAGTATAACAACCCGTCATTCTCCAGACCGACGGAACTGATCATCGACACGTATTCACGACCACGATATGATGAACTTGATCCGACACTCATCGTATCGATCATCTTCCCGCTCTTCTTTGGTATCATCCTCGGAGATATCGGGTACGGTGCCATTCTTCTGGTTCTCGCCCTGGGTCTTCGGAAGATACTGAAAGGCGAAGCTATGGAGCGTCTCCTGAATGTCCTCAGGAACGCAAGCATATCCGCAATCACCTTCGGTATAATCTATGCCGAATGTTTCGGAGCTCATCCCGGTGCACTGAATATCCACCTCTGGGATCCGATTCTGAGCAGACACCTGCTGATCGGAACGCACGCGTACTATCAGGCGGACATTATTATTCTCCTGGTATTTGCGGTCTGGCTTGGTGTTCTGCAGATGACACTTGGCCGTATGATGAGTGTCGTCAACCACTACCGCCACCGTGATATGGTCCATGTCATGGGTCAGGCGGGCTGGATAGCCCTGATGTGGGGAGTATTAGCGATCATCTGGTCGATAGCTCCAATTCCGCTCATGCCGGATCTGACCGGGCTCCCACCTGTCGTGATGGGCTTCAATATTGCAGCCGTCATCGGGGCATTCCTGGTCGTTGCCGGAGCAATCGCAATTATGCGCGAATCACCTATTGAACTTATCGAGATCCCCTCGATTCTCAGCCACTCGTTATCATACACACGTCTGACCTCGGTGGGTCTTTCGTCAGTGGCAATTGCGATGGTGGTCAATTTTATCGCCATCGAGATGCTGATCGAGCCTCAGCTGTCGCAGCTGACACCGGTCGGGATTATTATCGTGATCTTTGGAATTGCCGTCCTTCTCACAGGCCATCTTCTCAATACGGCACTTGGTCTCCTTGGAGGAGGTCTGCAGTCTCTCAGGTTGCAGTATGTTGAGTTCTTCACCAAATTCTACAAAGGCGGTGGAGAGAAGTACAAACCCTTTGGAATGAAAAAGAGATTAACGGAGGATTAA
- a CDS encoding ATPase: MDVATAMVTVEMVEASQMGMKAIGAALAVGLTGIGAGLAEMTIGAAAVGATAENKDVFGMALLLTVIPETIVIFGLVVSLLILF, encoded by the coding sequence ATGGATGTAGCAACAGCAATGGTAACAGTCGAAATGGTCGAAGCATCGCAGATGGGAATGAAGGCAATAGGAGCAGCGCTCGCAGTCGGTCTCACCGGTATTGGTGCGGGTCTTGCTGAGATGACTATCGGGGCAGCTGCTGTTGGTGCAACCGCAGAGAACAAGGATGTCTTCGGTATGGCACTTCTGCTCACGGTTATTCCGGAAACGATCGTCATCTTCGGTCTTGTTGTCTCACTGCTGATCCTGTTCTGA
- a CDS encoding V-type ATP synthase subunit E family protein, giving the protein MGLEVVAEEIREKGQKEATAIRNEANEEAQRIIAAAAEKALLIKQDAETEVERQIGQMMAQEISAANLLVKREVLNAQKGMLDEVYNETKSALSELPGTAHAKAVRELLKAIVKEIKEGRVYCNSRDQQAAEAALSELKTLSGYSFGGVIDIDGGVVVKSADGQLTIDLSYQTFLDEVWESGLKDASDILFG; this is encoded by the coding sequence ATGGGACTAGAAGTTGTCGCAGAAGAGATCAGGGAGAAAGGGCAGAAAGAAGCCACTGCTATCCGGAATGAAGCCAATGAAGAGGCCCAGCGGATCATAGCGGCAGCAGCAGAGAAGGCATTGTTGATCAAACAGGATGCAGAGACAGAGGTGGAGCGGCAGATCGGCCAGATGATGGCACAGGAGATCTCAGCCGCTAATCTCCTCGTCAAGCGTGAAGTCCTCAACGCGCAGAAAGGAATGCTCGATGAGGTCTATAACGAGACGAAGAGCGCTCTATCAGAGCTTCCCGGGACCGCCCATGCAAAGGCGGTCCGCGAACTCCTCAAGGCGATCGTCAAGGAGATCAAGGAAGGGCGTGTCTACTGCAACAGCCGCGATCAGCAGGCAGCTGAGGCTGCCCTCTCCGAACTGAAAACTCTGAGCGGATACTCGTTTGGCGGTGTCATCGATATCGATGGTGGCGTCGTTGTCAAAAGTGCAGACGGTCAGCTGACCATAGATCTCAGCTATCAGACCTTCCTTGACGAAGTCTGGGAATCCGGGTTGAAAGACGCCTCGGATATTCTCTTTGGGTAG
- a CDS encoding V-type ATP synthase subunit C, with product MSVVSGGTAPYVYVCTRMRVRKSKLLPREEYLRMLNMSLPQITRHIEEMEYKREIDELAASFDGIDLVEEALSWNLAKEFQKILEITPGILKQFTKSYLRRWDIQNVLTIIRGKNQGMKAGKIKEVVVPAGSLDVNFLDRMISEESNERAIEMLKGLPLYSVIERELPAAIEKGSFGRLENELYRQFYADLINEASGGLKGGDQFLRSIQLDIDTRNIKTLFRLRGHVTSQEEMEGVFIPGASFGEEELKRLSQVESLDELVDALRKKVKSSALVDVLEGLREEKPIHEVENALIRAQLEYMDRISKRNPFSIHPILVYLEKKKYEVTNLRALARGKQANLPAERIENYLVI from the coding sequence ATGTCTGTGGTGAGTGGCGGAACAGCCCCCTATGTCTACGTCTGCACGCGAATGCGTGTCCGTAAATCCAAACTGCTCCCGCGAGAAGAATACCTCCGGATGCTCAACATGAGCCTTCCCCAGATCACCCGTCATATCGAGGAGATGGAGTATAAACGGGAGATCGATGAGCTTGCCGCATCCTTCGACGGGATCGATCTCGTCGAGGAGGCACTCTCCTGGAATCTTGCAAAAGAGTTCCAGAAGATTCTGGAGATCACCCCTGGCATCCTGAAACAGTTCACCAAATCCTATCTCCGCAGGTGGGACATCCAGAATGTCCTCACCATCATCCGTGGTAAGAACCAGGGGATGAAAGCAGGGAAGATCAAGGAAGTCGTTGTTCCGGCAGGGTCGCTCGATGTGAACTTCCTGGATCGTATGATCTCAGAAGAGTCTAACGAGCGTGCAATCGAGATGCTCAAAGGGCTTCCCCTTTACTCCGTCATCGAACGTGAGCTGCCCGCCGCGATCGAGAAGGGATCCTTTGGAAGGCTTGAGAATGAACTCTATCGTCAATTCTATGCCGATCTCATTAATGAGGCATCCGGCGGACTGAAGGGCGGAGATCAGTTTCTCAGATCCATCCAGCTGGATATTGATACCAGGAATATCAAGACACTCTTTCGGCTGAGAGGACATGTAACCTCCCAGGAAGAGATGGAAGGTGTCTTCATTCCCGGTGCCTCGTTCGGTGAGGAGGAGTTGAAGAGGCTCTCACAGGTGGAGAGTCTCGATGAGCTCGTCGATGCTCTGAGGAAGAAAGTAAAGAGCTCCGCACTTGTTGATGTCCTGGAGGGGCTTCGTGAGGAGAAACCCATTCACGAAGTCGAAAATGCCCTGATTCGTGCCCAGCTTGAGTATATGGATCGCATCTCGAAGAGGAATCCATTCTCAATTCATCCTATTCTCGTCTATCTTGAGAAGAAGAAGTATGAAGTGACGAATCTTCGGGCACTCGCACGGGGCAAGCAGGCAAACCTTCCGGCTGAGAGGATCGAGAACTATCTGGTGATATGA
- a CDS encoding V-type ATP synthase subunit F encodes MEIAVIGKDEFILGFRLAGIQKTLAAETPEKLTEAITRTLEDPNVGILVLQSTDMEQVPRKLQVALENSVKPTVISIGGETGGLSLRERIKRSVGVDLWK; translated from the coding sequence ATGGAGATCGCAGTAATCGGAAAAGATGAGTTTATCCTTGGCTTCCGGCTTGCAGGTATTCAGAAGACCCTCGCAGCTGAAACCCCGGAGAAACTCACAGAGGCGATCACACGGACCCTTGAGGATCCGAATGTGGGTATCCTCGTCCTCCAGAGTACAGATATGGAACAGGTCCCGAGGAAGCTCCAGGTTGCCCTTGAGAACTCGGTGAAACCGACCGTCATCTCCATCGGTGGCGAGACAGGTGGTCTCTCCCTGAGAGAGCGGATAAAGCGATCAGTGGGTGTTGATCTGTGGAAGTAA
- a CDS encoding ATP synthase subunit A, translating into MEVKKQSGILKRIAGPVVTAINLDAHMYDVVKVGNEELMGEVIKIDGENIIIQVYEDTSGIKPGEPVTNTGLSLAVELGPGLLTSIYDGIQRPLEVLVDKMGNFIERGVTAPGLDRSKKWEFTPVVKAGDRVEPGQVIGEVQETNKMHRIMIPPNAKGGVVKSISPGSFTVEETVITLEDGSQYPMMQVWPVRVPRPVAEKKNPKIPLNTGQRILDGLFPIAKGGTAAIPGPFGSGKTVTQQQLAKWSDAEIVVYIGCGERGNEMTEVLTEFPHLDDPKTGKPLMERTVLIANTSNMPVAAREASVYTGITIAEYFRDMGYDVSLMADSTSRWAEAMREISSRLEEMPGEEGYPAYLAARLSEFYERAGLVETLAGGAGSVTVIGAVSPPGGDFSEPVTQNTLRIVKVFWALDAKLSQRRHFPAINWLNSYSLYLDQLHDYYDENISPEWNKLRSWAMEVLQKESELQEIVQLVGSDALPESEQITIEVARMLREIFLQQNAYDDVDTYCDMTKQFDIMKAIKVYAELAYAAQVAGVAPQQIISIKAKSDLPQTKFTRDYKPMLEQIHKDMESEFTALRAGA; encoded by the coding sequence GTGGAAGTAAAGAAACAATCAGGAATTCTCAAAAGGATTGCGGGGCCGGTGGTCACCGCAATCAACCTTGATGCACACATGTATGATGTCGTCAAGGTCGGTAATGAGGAGCTGATGGGTGAGGTGATCAAGATTGATGGTGAGAATATCATCATCCAGGTCTATGAAGACACCTCCGGTATCAAGCCGGGCGAACCCGTCACCAACACGGGCCTCTCGCTCGCAGTCGAGCTTGGGCCCGGGCTCCTGACCAGTATCTATGATGGTATCCAGCGGCCTCTTGAGGTCCTCGTCGATAAGATGGGGAACTTCATTGAGCGTGGTGTGACTGCCCCCGGTCTGGACAGATCGAAGAAGTGGGAGTTTACACCCGTCGTCAAGGCAGGTGACCGTGTCGAACCAGGCCAGGTCATCGGCGAGGTCCAGGAGACCAACAAGATGCATCGGATCATGATCCCCCCCAACGCAAAGGGCGGGGTCGTCAAGTCGATCAGCCCGGGATCATTTACAGTCGAAGAGACCGTCATCACCCTTGAGGATGGATCTCAGTACCCGATGATGCAGGTCTGGCCGGTCCGTGTGCCGCGTCCGGTCGCAGAGAAGAAGAACCCAAAGATCCCCCTCAACACAGGGCAGCGTATCCTTGATGGTCTCTTCCCGATTGCAAAAGGCGGAACGGCAGCTATTCCAGGACCATTCGGTTCAGGAAAGACCGTTACCCAGCAGCAGCTTGCAAAATGGTCCGATGCAGAGATAGTCGTCTATATCGGCTGTGGTGAGCGTGGCAACGAGATGACCGAGGTTCTTACAGAGTTCCCGCACCTCGATGACCCAAAGACCGGAAAGCCCCTGATGGAGCGGACCGTCCTGATCGCCAACACCTCAAACATGCCGGTGGCTGCACGTGAAGCATCGGTTTATACCGGAATCACCATCGCGGAGTACTTCCGTGACATGGGCTATGACGTCTCCCTGATGGCAGACTCAACCTCCCGGTGGGCCGAAGCGATGCGTGAAATCTCAAGCCGTCTTGAAGAGATGCCCGGTGAAGAGGGATACCCTGCATATCTTGCAGCCCGTCTCTCCGAGTTCTATGAGCGTGCAGGTCTCGTCGAGACACTCGCTGGCGGAGCAGGATCCGTTACCGTCATCGGGGCAGTCTCCCCGCCAGGTGGTGACTTCTCCGAACCGGTTACCCAGAACACACTCCGTATCGTGAAGGTCTTCTGGGCACTGGATGCAAAGCTCTCCCAGCGGCGTCACTTCCCTGCGATCAACTGGTTAAACTCGTACTCCCTGTACCTTGACCAGCTCCATGACTACTATGACGAGAACATCTCCCCCGAATGGAACAAGCTCCGTTCATGGGCGATGGAAGTCCTTCAGAAAGAGTCAGAGCTGCAGGAGATCGTTCAGCTCGTCGGATCCGACGCACTCCCCGAATCTGAGCAGATCACCATCGAGGTTGCCCGGATGCTCCGTGAGATCTTTCTCCAGCAGAATGCCTACGATGATGTCGATACCTACTGTGACATGACGAAGCAGTTTGATATCATGAAGGCCATCAAGGTGTATGCTGAGCTTGCATATGCTGCACAGGTTGCCGGTGTTGCTCCGCAGCAGATCATCAGCATCAAGGCGAAGTCAGATCTCCCGCAGACCAAGTTCACCCGTGACTACAAGCCGATGCTTGAGCAGATCCATAAGGATATGGAGTCTGAGTTCACCGCACTGAGGGCAGGAGCATGA
- a CDS encoding ATP synthase subunit B, translating to MKEYKTVTKIAGPLVFVEKTEPVGYQELVNIVLADGTMKRGQVLDTSDDLVVVQVFETTAGIGRDSGIRFLGESIKMPVGREMLGRILSGGGKPIDGGPEIVPEKRLDITGAAINPYARGNPKDFIQTGISTIDGTNTLVRGQKLPIFSGSGLPHNDIALQIARQAKVPGSTESFAVVFAAMGITKEEANHFMEDFERTGALERAVVFLNLADDPAVERIITPRLALTTAEYLAYELGYHVLVILTDMTNYCEALRQIGAAREEVPGRRGYPGYMYTDLANIYERAGIIKGVKGSVTQIPILTMPGDDITHPIPDLTGYITEGQIVVSRELHRKGIYPPINVLPSLSRLMNLGIGEGLTRDDHKKVSDQLYAGYAEGNDLRGLVAIVGKDALSERDRLFLEVADYFENQFVRQGISEDRTIQRTLDVGWELLATLPEEQLVRIDRDLIRKYHPKYRKE from the coding sequence ATGAAGGAATATAAGACAGTGACCAAGATCGCCGGTCCTCTCGTCTTTGTCGAGAAGACCGAGCCGGTCGGATACCAGGAACTGGTCAACATCGTGCTCGCAGACGGCACCATGAAGCGTGGCCAGGTCCTTGATACAAGCGATGATCTCGTCGTCGTGCAGGTCTTTGAGACGACTGCCGGTATCGGCAGGGACTCGGGGATCAGGTTCCTTGGTGAATCGATCAAGATGCCGGTCGGTCGTGAGATGCTCGGCCGTATCCTCTCCGGAGGCGGCAAGCCCATCGACGGCGGACCAGAGATCGTCCCTGAGAAACGGCTCGATATCACCGGTGCTGCGATCAACCCGTATGCACGTGGAAATCCAAAGGACTTCATCCAGACAGGTATCTCCACAATCGACGGGACAAATACCCTCGTTCGTGGACAGAAACTGCCAATCTTCTCGGGGTCAGGTCTTCCCCACAATGATATTGCTCTGCAGATCGCACGTCAGGCAAAGGTTCCAGGCTCAACTGAATCTTTTGCTGTCGTCTTTGCTGCAATGGGTATCACAAAAGAGGAAGCCAACCACTTCATGGAGGACTTCGAGCGGACCGGTGCTCTTGAGCGTGCGGTCGTCTTCCTCAACCTTGCAGACGATCCGGCGGTCGAGCGTATCATTACGCCACGTCTCGCACTGACCACTGCAGAGTACCTCGCATACGAGCTTGGATACCATGTTCTTGTCATCCTCACGGACATGACCAACTACTGTGAGGCGCTCCGTCAGATCGGTGCGGCACGTGAAGAGGTTCCGGGCCGTCGTGGATATCCGGGATACATGTATACCGATCTCGCCAACATCTACGAGCGTGCCGGTATCATCAAGGGAGTCAAAGGCTCTGTCACCCAGATTCCTATCCTGACGATGCCGGGTGACGATATCACCCATCCGATCCCTGATCTGACCGGGTACATCACCGAAGGGCAGATCGTTGTTTCCCGTGAACTTCACAGGAAGGGTATCTACCCGCCGATCAATGTTCTTCCATCGCTGTCGCGTCTGATGAACCTCGGTATCGGCGAAGGACTGACCCGTGATGACCATAAGAAGGTCTCGGATCAGCTCTACGCAGGATATGCGGAAGGAAACGATCTTCGTGGTCTCGTCGCAATCGTCGGAAAGGATGCGCTCTCCGAGCGTGACCGGCTCTTCCTTGAAGTGGCAGACTACTTTGAGAACCAGTTCGTCCGCCAGGGCATCAGTGAAGATCGGACCATTCAGAGAACCCTCGATGTCGGCTGGGAGCTCCTTGCAACACTGCCGGAAGAGCAGCTTGTCAGGATCGACCGTGATCTGATCAGGAAGTACCATCCCAAGTACCGGAAGGAGTAA